A window from Telopea speciosissima isolate NSW1024214 ecotype Mountain lineage chromosome 8, Tspe_v1, whole genome shotgun sequence encodes these proteins:
- the LOC122672808 gene encoding U3 small nucleolar ribonucleoprotein protein IMP4 — protein MLRRNIRLRREYLYRKSLEGKERLLYEKKRKIKEALEEGKPIPTELRNEEAALRQEIDLEDENTAVPRTSIDDEYANATEKDPKILLTTSRNPSAPLTQFVKELKFVFPNAQRMNRGGQVISEIIETCRAHDFTDVVLVHEHRGQPDGLIVCHLPFGPTAYFGLLNVVTRHDIKDRKSIGTMPEVYPHIILDNFSTKLGQRTANILKHLLPVPKPDSKRIITFANQSDYISFRHHIYEKHGGPKSIELKEIGPRFELRLYQIKLGTVDQSEAQNEWVIRPYMNTAKKQKILGD, from the exons ATGTTGCGTAGAAATATCCGTTTGAGGCGTGAATACCTCTATCGAAAAAGCTTGGAAGGGAAAGAACGTTTGCTATACGAGAAGAAGCGAAAGATTAAAGAAGCATTAGAAG AGGGAAAACCAATCCCTACTGAGCTCAGAAATGAAGAGGCTGCGTTGCGTCAAGAGATTGATCTTGAGGATGAAAATACAGCAG TACCACGAACGAGCATTGATGATGAGTATGCGAATGCGACAGAGAAGGATCCTAAAATTTTATTGACTACATCTCGTAATCCTAGTGCTCCTCTTACTCAATTTGTGAAG GAACTAAAGTTTGTCTTTCCTAATGCCCAACGAATGAATCGTGGTGGCCAG GTCATTTCTGAAATTATTGAAACATGCCGTGCACATGACTTTACAGATGTTGTGCTGGTTCATGAGCATCGTGGACAACCTGATGGTTTGATTGTATGCCATTTACCATTTGGTCCAACTGCATACTTTGGATTACTCAATGTG GTTACAAGACATGACATAAAAGACAGGAAGTCAATAGGAACAATGCCTGAGGTTTATCCTCATATAATTCTTGACAATTTCTCCACCAAG CTGGGTCAAAGGACTGCAAACATTCTGAAGCATCTCCTTCCTGTTCCTAAACCGGATTCAAAGCGCATCATCACTTTTGCCAACCAGTCTGACTATATCTCATTTAG GCATCATATATATGAGAAACATGGAGGTCCTAAATCAATTGAGCTTAAGGAGATTGGTCCTCGCTTTGAGTTGCGCCTTTATCAG ATCAAATTGGGGACGGTGGATCAGAGTGAAGCCCAGAATGAATGGGTAATCAGACCATACATGAACACTGCCAAGAAACAGAAAATTCTTGGAGACTGA